One window from the genome of Macadamia integrifolia cultivar HAES 741 unplaced genomic scaffold, SCU_Mint_v3 scaffold1686, whole genome shotgun sequence encodes:
- the LOC122064567 gene encoding probable serine/threonine-protein kinase WNK6: protein MGSIECDDPEAPDPEAVETDPTGRYIRYNDVLGRGAFKTVYRGFDEIDGIEVAWSQIELDCVLQKPQDIERLQSEVHLLKSLKHKNIIKFYNSWVDEKNNNINIITELFTSGSLRQYSKKHKKVDMKAVKGWARQILMGLDYLHSHSPPIIHRDLKCDNIFINGNHGEVRIGDLGLATELLEKRAQTVVGTPAFMAPELYDEDYDELVDVYSFGMCMLEMVTFELPYSECQNPAQIFKKVMDGVRPAALSKVKDPEVKRFIEKCLVAAEERLSAKELLKDPFLQVEIGLCDYPFSCLSLKCDVKNLICIQAL, encoded by the coding sequence ATGGGTTCTATAGAATGCGACGATCCAGAGGCTCCCGACCCTGAAGCCGTGGAAACAGACCCAACAGGTCGCTACATTCGCTACAACGACGTCCTTGGCAGAGGTGCTTTCAAGACGGTCTACAGGGGATTCGATGAAATCGACGGGATTGAAGTAGCTTGGAGTCAAATAGAACTCGATTGCGTGTTGCAGAAGCCACAAGACATTGAAAGGCTTCAATCCGAGGTTCATCTTCTCAAGTCCCTGAAACACAAAAACATAATCAAGTTCTATAATTCATGGGTCGATGAGAAAAacaacaacatcaacatcatcaccGAACTGTTTACATCTGGTAGCTTGAGACAGTACAGTAAGAAGCATAAGAAGGTGGATATGAAGGCCGTGAAGGGTTGGGCGAGGCAGATCTTAATGGGTCTCGATTATCTTCACAGTCACAGTCCTCCTATCATTCATAGGGACCTCAAGTGTGATAACATCTTCATTAATGGAAACCACGGCGAAGTCCGTATCGGTGATCTTGGATTGGCGACGGAACTACTTGAGAAGAGAGCTCAGACTGTGGTCGGAACACCGGCGTTCATGGCACCGGAGCTGTATGATGAGGATTACGATGAGTTGGTGGACGTATATTCTTTTGGGATGTGTATGCTAGAGATGGTTACTTTTGAATTGCCTTACAGTGAATGTCAAAACCCAGCTCAGATATTTAAGAAGGTCATGGATGGAGTAAGGCCAGCTGCTTTATCTAAGGTGAAGGATCCTGAAGTGAAGAGGTTCATTGAGAAGTGTCTTGTTGCAGCAGAGGAAAGGTTGTCTGCCAAGGAGCTTTTGAAGGACCCCTTTCTCCAAGTGGAGATTGGTCTGTGTGATTACCCTTTTAGTTGTCTCTCATTGAAATGTGATGTGAagaacttgatttgtatacaaGCATTGTGA